A window from Dysidea avara chromosome 2, odDysAvar1.4, whole genome shotgun sequence encodes these proteins:
- the LOC136247983 gene encoding uncharacterized protein has translation MAVSSICLPEPLQYDDARSWFRRFELCAAANEWDAAKQLLRLPTLLRGRSWAVYESLSNADKETYAKLKKAILDRLDPYTDEHRLAARDHLSHRRLREGVESIDELARDLEKLLDQASPGLPSNTGEAELRFHLINSLPDNVAFQLKLQPQVTYSATIAKARELQLIYSRNNNTNPVSSIRSEEGDRLDKVEQSLLQMTEQLAALSSHLTKPTQPPRQPPRRCFICGRPGHLARNCYSRRTIQCFNCGMTGHVARDCQNQGNGLGGAQIPRAGGIPGGRAAHTHGLLNDRRTAILLDSGASCSVISKPHVYRTVIEPIHTVRLVNADGGDITPRGVAIMTISLGKFSAKHKFVVVDHLSTPVILGCDFLMRHGYVLDFQQCTYHRSQNLEEVLQLQPAWGHPPHTMPQPLHTITVDDECPQAIPIPCKQTSIPTVDMPTDIHPALNATLEEFKSLFSPELGCTNTTEHVIDTGNALPIKVPPRPILFHYSERVHQQLQEMAQEGIIQPSTSPWCAPAVYVPKPSGEIRICIDYVHLNSVTKKYSYPVPRA, from the exons ATGGCTGTGAGTAGTATTTGTCTCCCTGAGCCTCTGCAGTACGATGATGCGAGATCGTGGTTTAGAAGATTTGAACTCTGCGCTGCTGCCAACGAGTGGGATGCTGCGAAACAACTACTACGTCTCCCGACACTTCTCCGAGGTCGATCGTGGGCAGTTTACGAGTCGCTCAGCAATGCTGATAAGGAAACTTACGCCAAGTTAAAGAAGGCCATCCTCGACCGACTGGACCCCTACACTGACGAACACCGGCTGGCTGCCCGAGACCATTTATCCCATAGACGTCTTCGCGAAGGAGTGGAGAGTATTGATGAGCTGGCCAGAGACCTAGAAAAGTTGCTGGACCAGGCCTCACCTGGACTTCCGTCCAACACTGGCGAGGCGGAGTTGCGTTTTCATCTAATTAATTCATTGCCTGACAACGTGGCATTCCAATTAAAGCTTCAGCCTCAAGTCACTTATTCTGCCACCATCGCTAAGGCACGAGAGCTCCAACTCATATACAGCCGGAACAACAACACCAACCCCGTCAGCTCCATAAGAAGTGAAGAAGGGGACCGCTTGGACAAAGTGGAGCAGTCACTACTACAAATGACTGAACAGTTAGCTGCACTCAGCAGCCACTTGACCAAACCCACTCAACCTCCCAGACAACCACCCAGACGGTGTTTCATTTGTGGTAGACCTGGACACTTGGCTCGGAACTGCTACTCAAGAAGAACGATCCAGTGTTTTAACTGTGGAATGACAGGACATGTGGCTAGGGACTGTCAGAATCAGGGAAATGGACTGGGGGGTGCCCAGATCCCTCGAGCAGGGGGCATCCCCGGAGGCCG GGCAGCACACACGCATGGCTTGCTCAATGATCGAAGAACAGCAATATTGCTGGACTCGGGGGCCTCTTGCTCAGTTATCTCAAAGCCTCATGTTTATCGTACAGTGATTGAACCCATACACACAGTCAGACTGGTCAATGCAGATGGGGGAGATATTACACCTCGTGGAGTAGCCATTATGACAATCAGCCTGGGAAAGTTTTCTGCCAAACACAAATTTGTAGTCGTAGACCATCTATCCACCCCAGTAATCCTTGGCTGTGACTTTTTGATGAGACATGGCTATGTGCTTGACTTTCAACAATGCACATACCATCGCAGTCAAAATCTTGAAGAGGTCTTGCAGTTGCAACCTGCTTGGGGACACCCCCCACACACAATGCCCCAACCCCTACACACGATCACTGTTGATGATGAATGCCCTCAAGCAATCCCCATACCATGCAAACAGACCAGCATACCAACAGTGGACATGCCCACTGACATACACCCTGCCCTAAACGCCACACTTGAGGAATTCAAATCCCTATTTTCACCTGAATTGGGTTGCACAAACACCACAGAGCACGTTATCGACACAGGCAATGCACTTCCCATCAAAGTTCCACCCCGCCCAATCCTTTTTCACTACTCTGAGCGAGTTCACCAACAGCTCCAGGAGATGGCCCAAGAGGGCATTATACAACCCAGTACTAGCCCATGGTGTGCTCCTGCTGTATACGTTCCAAAGCCCTCTGGAGAAATCCGAATATGTATCGACTATGTTCATCTAAATAGTGTCACAAAGAAATACTCGTATCCGGTTCCCCGTGCTTAA